The Vicia villosa cultivar HV-30 ecotype Madison, WI linkage group LG1, Vvil1.0, whole genome shotgun sequence genome includes a region encoding these proteins:
- the LOC131662555 gene encoding uncharacterized mitochondrial protein AtMg00820-like — MQHLAMFVSNDPTTFEEAAKTQVWRDAMDHEIATIEKNRTWELAYLPTGAKKIGVKWVFKTKMNEKGEVDKCKARLIAKGYVQQSRIDYTEVFVLVAIWDTIQLTLSIIASRGWKVY; from the coding sequence ATGCAGCATCTTGCTATGTTTGTTTCAAATGATCCCACCACCTTTGAGGAAGCAGCAAAAACTCAGGTATGGAGGGATGCAATGGACCATGAGATTGCAACAATTGAGAAGAATAGAACATGGGAATTAGCATATCTGCCAACAGGAGCAAAAAAGATTGGTGTTAAGTGGGTATTTAAGaccaaaatgaatgaaaaaggagAAGTAGACAAATGCAAAGCGCGGCTTATCGCAAAAGGGTATGTTCAACAATCTAGAATCGATTACACTGAGGTATTTGTGCTCGTGGCAATATGGGATACAATTCAACTAACGTTGTCCATTATCGCTAGTCGAGGATGGAAAGTTTATTAA